A DNA window from Alligator mississippiensis isolate rAllMis1 chromosome 11, rAllMis1, whole genome shotgun sequence contains the following coding sequences:
- the LOC109280665 gene encoding uncharacterized protein LOC109280665 produces MAHNRRRRIRGTYAYHQMGGTGKRPISGYFSLKGEEKEVHLHPGAFGCVMGGERLLFRSREEGGTVSSVRVKPVGAVDLTLDPKYTCCLRYLQETEDQFTPQAVLSRLRSHELPSDLRESLETEGRTAAEGAAPKCDRGKMLSAMVHAMTTLMQENASLKAQLLAAVQAAKDTAVKEDPEMPFQDGTEQEGSHTEEPEKTGGASKERARICPAVPPAEVTSPPAAPPSCHREGASSGGEHLPLLPESVMALAAVRPVTTTCQATDPPSAACTTTYRARTRTELQELYE; encoded by the coding sequence atggcacataacagACGCCGAAGAATTAGAGGCACATATGCTTACCATCAGATGGGCGGAACGGGTAAAAGGCCTATCAGCGGCTActtttcactgaagggagaagagaaggaagtacatcttcaccccggagctttcgggtgtgtgatgggtggagagcggctcctatttagatcccgagaggaagggggcaccgtatCCTCCGTCCGAGTGAAACCGGTGGGCGCAGTAGACCTGACCCTCGACCCAAAGTATACCTGCTGCCTGCGATATTTGCAGGAGACGGAAGACCAGTTCACTccccaagcagtgttgtctagattgAGGAGCCACGAGCTCCCGTCCGATCTCCGTGAGAGTTTGGAGACAGAGGGACGCACCGCAGCTGAAGGGGCAGCCCCAAAGTGCGACAGGGGGAAAATGTTAAGTGCAATGGTCCATGCTATGACGACTCTAATGcaggaaaatgcaagtttgaaagcccagctgctcgcagctGTTCAGGCGGCTAAAGATACGGCTGTGAAAGAGGATCCTGAGATGCCATttcaagatggcaccgagcaagaagggagccacACGGAGGAGCCGGAAAAGACGGGCGGAGCCTCAAAAGAACGAGCGAGAATCTGTCCCGCGGTCCCACCCGCTGAAGTGACATCGCCTCCGGCGGCCCCGCCTTCTTGCCACAGGGAGGGAGCAtcgagcggaggagagcatctgcccctcctaccagaatcagtaatggctctagcagcagttcgCCCTGTGACAACGACCTGCCAGGCAACCGATCCACCGAGTGCAGCTTGTACTACCACCTATCGTGCTCGTACtcgaactgagttgcaggaactgTACGAGTAG